A section of the Halopiger aswanensis genome encodes:
- a CDS encoding PAS domain-containing sensor histidine kinase: MTRRSIPALDRITDAFFALDTDFRFTYLNARAESLLKRSRAELIGRVMWDEFPETVETQFPDGFHRAMDEQVPVSFEVYHTRLETWFEAKAYPSETGLSVYMRDVTERKRQETSLAQHAAVVEAISDGVVTLDRNREIVSVNGAMKRILGADREDLVGEHVEILPELAAIDDDDAVEIGRAITDIDIGTAETRRLEAPFTAADGTERMGEFRFVPIEDDAATVACVLRDVTDQHEYERVAASLHQVTRWLLDSDDPEEICAIAVHSGSDLLDLPISGVWLLEEEHGYLEPVAGTAGAHDEFGGLPRFYPGEGLVWEAFEAGDVERFDDLASREELYNPETPIRSEIIAPIGTHGVLMTGALEPNRFDETDVELISTLVENTRAALDRADRERVLRERTAELERRTERLEGVADILSNDLKRQLETVAEALEDGEDRRSSSSRTQSDDATDDWQFPLAEDSVETTLDRAERLVDDVKEFARNASSVRTRSRIHLESAIEEALDGSRLDDDAVIVERPATLRADADRFVHLLETAFDDVASRSRSRSDVTVWIDVIGVENADRSRGFFMRDDAAEVHPGTHDRLLDPSTDDETAIEGLGLALVKAIAEAHDWTLSIERGSEGGTRIEIRDVMTLEVPEPESRPESTVD; encoded by the coding sequence TCCCTCCTCAAGCGTTCGCGCGCGGAGCTGATCGGCCGAGTTATGTGGGACGAGTTCCCCGAAACCGTCGAGACGCAGTTTCCCGACGGCTTCCACCGGGCGATGGACGAGCAGGTCCCCGTCTCCTTCGAGGTCTACCACACCCGACTCGAGACCTGGTTCGAGGCCAAGGCCTACCCCTCCGAAACCGGGCTCTCGGTGTACATGCGCGACGTCACCGAGCGCAAGCGCCAGGAGACGTCGCTGGCCCAGCACGCCGCCGTCGTCGAGGCCATCAGCGACGGCGTCGTGACGCTGGACCGCAACCGGGAGATCGTCTCGGTCAACGGCGCCATGAAACGGATTCTCGGCGCCGATCGCGAGGACCTCGTCGGCGAACACGTCGAGATCCTCCCGGAGCTGGCCGCGATCGACGACGACGACGCGGTCGAGATCGGCCGCGCGATCACCGACATCGACATCGGCACCGCCGAAACGCGCCGCCTCGAGGCGCCCTTTACCGCCGCCGACGGCACGGAGCGGATGGGGGAGTTCCGCTTCGTCCCGATCGAGGACGACGCGGCGACCGTCGCCTGCGTCCTCCGGGACGTCACCGACCAGCACGAGTACGAGCGCGTCGCCGCCTCCTTACACCAGGTCACGCGGTGGCTCCTCGACTCCGACGACCCCGAGGAGATCTGTGCGATCGCCGTCCACTCGGGCAGCGACCTGCTCGATCTGCCGATCAGCGGCGTCTGGCTCCTCGAGGAGGAACACGGCTACCTCGAGCCGGTCGCCGGCACCGCCGGTGCGCACGACGAGTTCGGGGGCCTCCCGCGGTTCTACCCCGGCGAGGGGTTGGTCTGGGAAGCCTTCGAGGCCGGCGACGTCGAGCGGTTCGACGACCTCGCGTCCCGGGAGGAACTCTACAATCCGGAGACGCCGATCCGCTCGGAGATCATCGCTCCGATCGGTACCCACGGCGTCCTCATGACCGGCGCCCTCGAGCCCAACCGGTTCGACGAAACGGACGTCGAACTGATCTCGACGCTCGTCGAGAACACGCGCGCGGCCCTCGATCGGGCCGACCGCGAACGCGTGCTGCGCGAGCGAACCGCTGAACTCGAGCGCCGCACCGAACGCCTGGAAGGCGTCGCCGACATCCTCTCGAACGACCTCAAGCGCCAACTCGAGACGGTCGCCGAAGCCCTCGAGGACGGCGAGGACCGTCGATCCTCGAGCAGTCGGACGCAGTCCGACGACGCAACCGACGACTGGCAGTTCCCCCTCGCGGAGGACTCCGTCGAGACGACCCTCGACCGCGCCGAACGGCTCGTCGACGACGTCAAGGAGTTCGCCCGCAACGCCTCCTCGGTGCGGACGCGCAGTCGGATCCACCTCGAGAGCGCCATCGAGGAGGCCCTCGATGGCTCGCGACTGGACGACGACGCCGTTATCGTCGAGCGGCCGGCGACGCTACGGGCCGACGCCGACCGGTTCGTCCACCTCCTCGAGACGGCCTTCGACGACGTCGCGTCTCGGAGCCGCAGCCGCAGCGATGTGACGGTCTGGATCGACGTGATCGGCGTCGAGAATGCCGACCGGTCGCGGGGCTTCTTCATGCGCGACGACGCGGCCGAGGTACATCCGGGAACCCACGACCGGCTGCTGGATCCCAGTACCGACGACGAGACGGCTATCGAAGGGCTCGGACTGGCGCTCGTCAAGGCGATCGCCGAAGCCCACGACTGGACGCTCTCGATCGAACGCGGTTCCGAGGGCGGCACGCGGATCGAGATTCGAGACGTGATGACGCTCGAGGTTCCGGAACCGGAATCACGGCCGGAGTCGACCGTCGACTAA